A single window of Betta splendens chromosome 11, fBetSpl5.4, whole genome shotgun sequence DNA harbors:
- the slc30a8 gene encoding proton-coupled zinc antiporter SLC30A8 isoform X1, producing MNRIRLQFQRNVMFQNTDPERVPLVTAAQTYTAERSASKQEAALRGGPGAISHCHDNSHAQEDREREKQVARKRLYVVSVICLVFMVGETTGGYFAGSLAVMTDAAHLLVDLLSFIISLLSLWLSSRRATHKLSYGWHRAEILGALLSVLTIWLVTGVLVYLAVERLISDDYTIEGTVMLITSGCAVLANIIMALTLHQSGHGHSHGGLSSQGHGHAHKKGRGCGHVSSNGHVDAEQNNGRRAKQANASVRAAFVHVVGDLLQSLSVLVSAVIIFFKPEYKMADPICTFLFSILVLCTTFTIMRDIVVVLMEGAPSGVRYREVRQGLLAVKGVTAVHNLHIWALTMNQVMLSAHVAIDDSADAQTVLREMTQACFSSYNFHSVTIQMEREADLKPGCVLCEDPKM from the exons ATGAACAGGATTAGGTTGCAATTTCAACGAA ACGTCATGTTCCAAAACACGGACCCAGAGAGAGTTCCACTGGTGACGGCCGCGCAGACGTACACCGCTGAGCGAAG TGCGTCCAAGCAGGAGGCCGCGCTCCGAGGCGGGCCCGGCGCCATCAGCCattgccatgacaacagccACGCTCAGGAGGACCGGGAACGGGAGAAGCAGGTCGCCAGGAAGCGGCTGTACGTGGTCTCCGTCATCTGCCTGGTTTTCATGGTCGGTGAAACCACCG GCGGGTATTTCGCCGGCAGCCTCGCGGTAATGACGGACGCCGCCCACCTGCTGGTGGACCTGCTCAGCTTCATCATCAGCCTGTTGTCCCTGTGGCTCTCCTCCAGACGGGCCACGCACAAGCTGAGCTACGGCTGGCACCGAGCAG AGATCCTGGGCGCGCTGCTGTCGGTTCTGACCATCTGGCTGGTAACGGGAGTGCTGGTTTACCTGGCCGTGGAGCGCCTCATCAGTGATGACTACACCATCGAGGGCACGGTCATGCTCATTACCTCGGGCTGTGCTGTGTTGGCCAATATTAT CATGGCCCTCACCCTTCACCAGTCTGGCCACGGCCACAGTCACGGGGGGCTCAGCTCGCAAGGCCACGGCCACGCTCACAAGAAGGGGAGAGGATGCGGTCACGTCTCCAGCAACGGCCATGTGGACGCGGAGCAAAATAACG GGCGCAGGGCCAAGCAGGCCAACGCCAGCGTGAGGGCGGCCTTCGTCCACGTGGTGGGAGacctgctgcagagcctcaGCGTGCTCGTCAGCGCCGTCATCATCTTCTTCAAG CCTGAATACAAGATGGCCGACCCCATCTGCACCTTTCTGTTCTCAATACTGGTCTTGTGCACAACGTTTACCATCATGAGAGACATCGTGGTGGTTCTGATGGAAG GCGCTCCGTCGGGGGTGCGGTACCGCGAGGTTCGTCAAGGCCTGCTCGCGGTCAAGGGGGTGACGGCGGTGCACAACCTGCACATCTGGGCGCTCACCATGAACCAGGTCATGCTGTCGGCACATGTAGCCATAG acgACTCGGCGGATGCTCAGACGGTCCTCAGGGAAATGACCCAGGCCTGTTTCTCCTCCTACAACTTCCACTCCGTTACCATCCAGATGGAGAGAGAAGCCGACCTGAAGCCCGGCTGTGTTCTGTGCGAAGACCCCAAGATGTAG
- the LOC114865933 gene encoding glutamate-rich protein 4-like, whose protein sequence is MMEVVLTRLRDFSCKTSTFEAAERSSCRDPPGSSERVTGSRLDIESALAWLRRELMEMRSQDQALVRQLMELHTGIQELKQELSEEEEEEEEEEEEEEEEEEEDGSCWDSESERGSGSLGSSSGDGGFALLKRPRPRYSAVLWRRTLSRRSSAP, encoded by the exons ATGATGGAAGTGGTCCTCACCAGGCTGCGGGACTTCTCCTGCAAGACCTCCACCTTCGAGGCAGCCGAGCGAAGCAGCTGCAGGGACCCTCCGGGCAGCAGCGAGCGTGTCACAGGCTCCAGGCTGGACATTGAGAGTGCGCTGGCCTGGCTGCGCAGGGAGCTG ATGGAGATGCGTTCCCAGGACCAAGCTCTGGTCCGGCAGCTGATGGAGCTTCACACCGGCatccaggagctgaagcaggagctgtctgaggaggaggaggaggaggaggaggaggaggaggaggaagaggaggaggaggaggaggacggcagcTGCTGGGACTCTGAGAGTGAGCGTGGAAGCGGCAGCCTCGGCTCCAGCTCGGGGGACGGAGGCTTCGCCCTCCTGAAAAGGCCGCGGCCCCGGTACTCGGCCgtgctgtggaggaggacgctGAGCAGGAGAAGCTCCGCGCCCTGA
- the rad21b gene encoding RAD21 cohesin complex component b translates to MFYAHFVLSKRGPLAKIWLAAHWDKKLTKAHVFECNLESSVESIISPKVKMALRTSGHLLLGVVRIYHRKAKYLLADCNEAFIKIKMAFRPGVVDLPEENREAAYNAITLPEEFHDFDQPLPDLDDIDVAHQFNLNQSRVEEITMREEVGNLNLLQDNDFADFGMDDREMMRAESAFEVDIMGASASNLLLEAEGGADQMADKSNHLDYDDQYKDDFGDNPMESNEGGMLVDKLLSNEDGGGIFDDPPAVTESVMMPQDHGDDDNDFDALSAGAPDSPDSGPTEPLPAMTDQAEQTAVVHNEEETFALEPIDITVKETKAKRKRKLIVDSIKELDSKTIRAQLSDYSDIVTTLDLAPPTKKLMMWKETGGVEKLFSLPAQPLWNTRLLKMFTRCLTPLVPDELRRRRKGGEADSLDEFLKDLENPDVPRQEAGHQQRDVIDQTIMEEASALQTSAVEGSRTTLDESVMPPPSSQRGLKRKAQDTEPALPMGTLDQQQLQQEQQGSRSSDEPQQLESSSNVDLPPEETTTNISQLIELDLLLDKKKNDDDSDSEEEEAQGGDQDQEERRWNKRTQQMLHGLQRVMAKTGAQSVSLLDLCRNNNKKQAAAKFYSFLVLKKQQAVELVQEEPYSDIIATPGPRFHII, encoded by the exons ATGTTCTACGCCCACTTCGTCCTCAGCAAACGTGGGCCGCTGGCCAAAATCTGGCTGGCGGCTCACTGGGACAAGAAGCTGACCAAGGCCCACGTGTTTGAGTGCAACCTGGAGAGCAGCGTGGAGAGCATCATCTCACCCAAG GTGAAAATGGCCCTACGAACATCAGGGCACCTGCTGCTGGGGGTGGTGAGGATTTACCACCGGAAAGCCAAGTACCTGCTGGCAGACTGTAACGAGGCCTTCATCAAGATCAAGATGGCGTTCAGACCAG gtgtggtggatCTACCAGAGGAAAACAGAGAGGCAGCCTACAACGCCATTACTCTACCCGAGGAGTTTCACGACTTTGACCAGCCTCTACCAGACCTGGA TGATATTGACGTGGCTCATCAGTTCAACTTGAACcagagcagagtggaggagatcaccatgagggaggaggtgggcaacctcaacctgctgcaggacaaTGACTTCG CGGACTTTGGGATGGATGACCGGGAGATGATGCGCGCGGAAAGCGCATTCGAGGTGGACATCATGGGAGCGTCGGCTTCcaatctgctgctggaggctgagggTGGAGCGGACCAGATGGCCGACAAGTCTAACCACCTGGACTATGACGACCAGTACAAAGACGACTTTGGAGACAATCCCATGGAGAGCAATGAGGGAGGAATGCTGG TGGACAAACTCCTGAGTAATGAAGATGGTGGGGGGATCTTTGACGACCCTCCTGCTGTCACAGAGAGTGTGATGATGCCTCAGGACCACGGAGACGATGACAATGATTTTGATGCCCTCTCAG CGGGAGCCCCAGACAGCCCAGACTCAGGCCCAACAGAGCCTCTGCCGGCCATGACCGACCAGGCAGAACAAACAGCCGTTGTTCACAACGAGGAGGAAACCTTCGCCCTGGAGCCCATCGACATCACAG TGAAGGAGACCAAGGCCAAACGCAAGAGGAAGCTGATTGTGGACAGCATTAAGGAGCTGGACAGTAAAACTATCCGTGCACAATTGTCGGACTACTCTGACATCGTCACCACCCTGGATCTGGCTCCTCCCACCAAAAAGCTGATGATGTGGAAGGAGACTGGTGGGGTCGAGAAACTGTTTTCTCTCCCCGCTCAGCCTCTGTGGAACACGAGGCTCCTCAAG ATGTTCACAAGGTGCCTGACACCACTAGTACcagatgagctgaggaggaggaggaaaggtggGGAGGCTGACAGTTTGGATGAGTTCCTCAAGGACCTGGAGAACCCAGATGTGCCTCGACAGGAAGCAGGCCACCAGCAGAGAGATGTCATTG ACCAGACAATCATGGAGGAGGCCAGTGCGCTGCAGACGTCAGCTGTGGAGGGCAGCAGGACGACTCTGGATGAGTCAGTCATGCCCCCTCCGTCCTCCCAGCGGGGCCTGAAACGCAAGGCCCAGGACACAGAGCCGGCCCTGCCT ATGGGAACACTAGATCAACAGcaactgcagcaggagcagcaaggTTCCAGAAGCTCTGACGAGCCCCAGCAGTTGGAGTCGTCATCTAATGTAGATTTGCCCCCAGAGGAAACCACCACCAACATCAGCCAGCTGATAGAGTTAGACCTGCTCCTCGACAAGAAGAAGAACGATgatgactctgactctgag gaggaggaggcacaaggaggagaccaggaccaggaggagaggaggtggaacaAAAGAACGCAACAGATGCTGCATGGACTCCAG AGGGTGATGGCTAAAACAGGTGCCCAGTCAGTCAGCCTGCTGGACCTGTGccgaaacaacaacaagaagcagGCAGCAGCCAAGTTTTACAGCTTTCTGGTACTAAAGAAGCAGCAGGCAGTGGAGCTCGTCCAGGAGGAGCCTTACAGCGACATCATAGCTACGCCGGGGCCTCGTTTCCACATCATCTAG
- the slc30a8 gene encoding proton-coupled zinc antiporter SLC30A8 isoform X2, with protein MFQNTDPERVPLVTAAQTYTAERSASKQEAALRGGPGAISHCHDNSHAQEDREREKQVARKRLYVVSVICLVFMVGETTGGYFAGSLAVMTDAAHLLVDLLSFIISLLSLWLSSRRATHKLSYGWHRAEILGALLSVLTIWLVTGVLVYLAVERLISDDYTIEGTVMLITSGCAVLANIIMALTLHQSGHGHSHGGLSSQGHGHAHKKGRGCGHVSSNGHVDAEQNNGRRAKQANASVRAAFVHVVGDLLQSLSVLVSAVIIFFKPEYKMADPICTFLFSILVLCTTFTIMRDIVVVLMEGAPSGVRYREVRQGLLAVKGVTAVHNLHIWALTMNQVMLSAHVAIDDSADAQTVLREMTQACFSSYNFHSVTIQMEREADLKPGCVLCEDPKM; from the exons ATGTTCCAAAACACGGACCCAGAGAGAGTTCCACTGGTGACGGCCGCGCAGACGTACACCGCTGAGCGAAG TGCGTCCAAGCAGGAGGCCGCGCTCCGAGGCGGGCCCGGCGCCATCAGCCattgccatgacaacagccACGCTCAGGAGGACCGGGAACGGGAGAAGCAGGTCGCCAGGAAGCGGCTGTACGTGGTCTCCGTCATCTGCCTGGTTTTCATGGTCGGTGAAACCACCG GCGGGTATTTCGCCGGCAGCCTCGCGGTAATGACGGACGCCGCCCACCTGCTGGTGGACCTGCTCAGCTTCATCATCAGCCTGTTGTCCCTGTGGCTCTCCTCCAGACGGGCCACGCACAAGCTGAGCTACGGCTGGCACCGAGCAG AGATCCTGGGCGCGCTGCTGTCGGTTCTGACCATCTGGCTGGTAACGGGAGTGCTGGTTTACCTGGCCGTGGAGCGCCTCATCAGTGATGACTACACCATCGAGGGCACGGTCATGCTCATTACCTCGGGCTGTGCTGTGTTGGCCAATATTAT CATGGCCCTCACCCTTCACCAGTCTGGCCACGGCCACAGTCACGGGGGGCTCAGCTCGCAAGGCCACGGCCACGCTCACAAGAAGGGGAGAGGATGCGGTCACGTCTCCAGCAACGGCCATGTGGACGCGGAGCAAAATAACG GGCGCAGGGCCAAGCAGGCCAACGCCAGCGTGAGGGCGGCCTTCGTCCACGTGGTGGGAGacctgctgcagagcctcaGCGTGCTCGTCAGCGCCGTCATCATCTTCTTCAAG CCTGAATACAAGATGGCCGACCCCATCTGCACCTTTCTGTTCTCAATACTGGTCTTGTGCACAACGTTTACCATCATGAGAGACATCGTGGTGGTTCTGATGGAAG GCGCTCCGTCGGGGGTGCGGTACCGCGAGGTTCGTCAAGGCCTGCTCGCGGTCAAGGGGGTGACGGCGGTGCACAACCTGCACATCTGGGCGCTCACCATGAACCAGGTCATGCTGTCGGCACATGTAGCCATAG acgACTCGGCGGATGCTCAGACGGTCCTCAGGGAAATGACCCAGGCCTGTTTCTCCTCCTACAACTTCCACTCCGTTACCATCCAGATGGAGAGAGAAGCCGACCTGAAGCCCGGCTGTGTTCTGTGCGAAGACCCCAAGATGTAG
- the si:ch211-153f2.3 gene encoding uncharacterized protein si:ch211-153f2.3 isoform X2, with the protein MRGRGRTGPERGLHKVGGKRSSPKVSCESFLARNQVRGRSLARSLATAPAGTFLPPSMDRDSHSEDTLSTMVLENIKNKLIHAFRTTGESRVGAPGSGPPVRPLGVGRSYQANEELRRAQIDGAITWLRSELRRFERPL; encoded by the exons ATGCGGGGGAGAGGGCGGACCGGCCCGGAGAGAGGACTTCATAAAGTTGGAGGAAAACGAAGCTCCCCGAAGGTTTCATGTGAGTCTTTTCTAGCGCGAAACCAAGTGAGgggccgctcgctcgctcgctcgctcgctacGGCACCTGCCGGCACCTTCCTACCCCCCAGCATGGACCGGGACAGTCACAGCGAGGACACGCTGTCCACCATGGTCCTGGAGAACATCAAGAACAAGCTCATCCACGCCTTCAGGACCACGGGGGAGTCGAGGGTCGGGGCCCCGGGCTCCGGACCCCCCGTCAGGCCGCTCGGCGTGGGCCGGAGTTACCAGGCCAACGAGGAGCTGCGGAGGGCGCAGATCGACGGAGCCATCACCTGGCTGCGCTCCGAACTG CGGCGGTTTGAACGGCCTTTGTGA
- the si:ch211-153f2.3 gene encoding protein FAM167A isoform X1, with amino-acid sequence MRGRGRTGPERGLHKVGGKRSSPKVSCESFLARNQVRGRSLARSLATAPAGTFLPPSMDRDSHSEDTLSTMVLENIKNKLIHAFRTTGESRVGAPGSGPPVRPLGVGRSYQANEELRRAQIDGAITWLRSELLEMRSQDVQLAQTLLGLNTEIQRLRRESVGGAEAEGGEQR; translated from the exons ATGCGGGGGAGAGGGCGGACCGGCCCGGAGAGAGGACTTCATAAAGTTGGAGGAAAACGAAGCTCCCCGAAGGTTTCATGTGAGTCTTTTCTAGCGCGAAACCAAGTGAGgggccgctcgctcgctcgctcgctcgctacGGCACCTGCCGGCACCTTCCTACCCCCCAGCATGGACCGGGACAGTCACAGCGAGGACACGCTGTCCACCATGGTCCTGGAGAACATCAAGAACAAGCTCATCCACGCCTTCAGGACCACGGGGGAGTCGAGGGTCGGGGCCCCGGGCTCCGGACCCCCCGTCAGGCCGCTCGGCGTGGGCCGGAGTTACCAGGCCAACGAGGAGCTGCGGAGGGCGCAGATCGACGGAGCCATCACCTGGCTGCGCTCCGAACTG CTGGAAATGCGCTCGCAGGACGTGCAGCTGGCGCAGACTCTGCTGGGGCTCAACACGGAGATCCAGCggctgaggagggagagcgTCGGGGGcgcggaggcggaggggggcGAGCAGCGctag
- the utp23 gene encoding rRNA-processing protein UTP23 homolog, whose protein sequence is MKIKRQKLAKKTISFYKYNFSFREPFQILVDGTFCQAALKNKIQIKEQIPKYLMGEIQLCTTSCVLKELESLGGQLYGAKVILQRFQVRKCPHFKKPVCASECLLSMLEETNPHHYFVATQDPSVTAGLKKVPGVPLLYIVLNTIVLDKPSQVSLDHVQAIQLGNLISPSQQQSIHSLKDEQGISRSDGESQGKKRKRKQHHPNPLSCLKKKKKPQKTPLKKTEPGEKRKRSRHKRRKKMGGDVSAPAVTNP, encoded by the exons ATGAAGATCAAGCGACAGAAACTAGCAAAGAAAACTATAAGTTTCTACAAGTACAACTTTAGCTTTAGGGAACCGTTTCAGATTCTCGTTGATGGGACTTTTTGTCAGGCGGCGTTGAAAAACAAGATTCAGATCAAGGAACAGATTCCCAAATACTTGATGGGGGAGATTCAGCTCTGCACCACAAG CTGTGTACTGAAAGAACTGGAGAGCCTGGGGGGTCAACTGTATGGAGCTAAAGTCATCCTGCAGAGGTTTCAGGTCAGGAAGTGTCCACATTTCAAGAAACCAGTGTGTGCTTCAGAGTGTCTGCTGTCCATGCTGGAGGAGACAAACCCACACCATTACTTTGTTGCTACACAG GATCCCTCAGTGACCGCAGGTCTGAAGAAAGTCCCTGGTGTTCCTCTGCTTTACATCGTTCTCAACACTATTGTGCTGGACAAGCCCAGCCAGGTGTCCCTTGACCATGTCCAGGCCATCCAGCTGGGAAACCTTATCAGTCCTTCCCAGCAGCAGAGCATCCACAGCCTGAAAGATGAGCAGGGCATCAGCAGGAGTGACGGAGAGAGCCaagggaagaagaggaagagaaaacagcACCATCCCAACCCTCTGAGCTgcctaaagaagaagaagaaaccacaAAAAACACCGCTAAAGAAAACTGAGCCAGGTGAGAAGCGAAAAAGAAGTCGTCACAAGAGACGAAAGAAAATGGGAGGTGACGTGTCTGCTCCTGCAGTCACAAATCCATAA